In Vicia villosa cultivar HV-30 ecotype Madison, WI unplaced genomic scaffold, Vvil1.0 ctg.000030F_1_1, whole genome shotgun sequence, the following proteins share a genomic window:
- the LOC131622420 gene encoding peroxidase E5-like, whose protein sequence is MNSLRLLATALCCVAIVFGGLTFSSDAQLDPNFYAKTCPKLQSIVTQVLSKVAKKDPRMPASLIRLFFHDCFVQGCDASVLLNKTSTIVTEQEAGPNINSLRGLDVINQIKTAIEKACPNTVSCADIVTLSAEVSSVVTGGPGWLVPLGRRDSLTANQDLANQNLPGPSSSLTELKSAFALQGLTTLDLVSLSGAHSFGRSRCFLFSDRLFNFNNTGKPDPTLDPAYLKVLQKQCPQNGPGDNRVNFDPTTPDTLDKNYYNNLQVKKGLLQSDQELFSTPGADTIGIVNNFANNQNAFFQNFANSMIRMGNIGVLTGKKGEIRKQCNFVNSKKKSSELDITAETSTESFEGGVVSSM, encoded by the exons ATGAACTCCCTTCGTCTCTTAGCCACAGCTCTGTGCTGTGTTGCAATTGTGTTTGGAGGATTAACTTTCTCCTCAGATGCACAACTTGACCCAAATTTTTATGCTAAAACTTGCCCCAAGTTGCAGTCTATAGTAACCCAAGTCTTATCCAAAGTTGCTAAAAAAGATCCCCGAATGCCTGCTAGTCTTATCCGGCTCTTCTTTCATGATTGCTTTGTTCAA GGTTGTGATGCATCCGTTTTGTTGAACAAAACTTCTACTATTGTGACCGAACAAGAAGCCGGACCAAATATCAATTCCTTAAGAGGTTTAGATGTTATAAATCAGATTAAAACAGCCATAGAAAAAGCTTGTCCCAACACTGTTTCTTGTGCTGATATTGTTACACTTTCTGCTGAAGTATCTTCCGTTGtg ACCGGAGGTCCAGGTTGGTTGGTTCCATTAGGAAGAAGAGATAGTTTAACCGCAAATCAAGACCTTGCTAATCAGAATCTTCCAGGCCCTTCTTCCAGTCTAACTGAACTGAAATCTGCTTTTGCTCTTCAAGGTCTCACCACACTTGATCTAGTATCACTCTCGG GTGCTCATTCATTTGGAAGATCACGTTGCTTTTTATTCTCTGACCGATTATTCAACTTCAACAATACTGGAAAACCTGATCCAACTCTTGATCCAGCATACTTAAAAGTATTGCAGAAACAATGTCCTCAGAACGGACCTGGAGATAACCGTGTCAATTTCGATCCAACGACTCCTGATACATTAGACAAAAACTACTACAACAATCTTCAAGTTAAGAAGGGTTTGCTTCAAAGTGATCAAGAATTGTTCTCAACACCAGGTGCTGATACTATTGGCATTGTCAACAATTTTGCCAATAACCAAAATGCTTTCTTTCAGAATTTTGCGAATTCGATGATTAGAATGGGAAATATTGGTGTGCTTACTGGAAAGAAAGGTGAAATTAGAAAACAATGCAATTTTGTTAATAGTAAGAAGAAATCATCTGAGTTGGATATTACTGCTGAGACCTCTACAGAATCATTTGAGGGGGGTGTGGTTAGTTCTATGTAA
- the LOC131622421 gene encoding peroxidase E5-like: protein MNSLRLIGTALCCVAIVFGGLTFPSNAQLDPFFYSQTCPQLQSIVYQILFKVAQTDARMPASLIRLHFHDCFVQGCDASVLLNKTDTVVTEQDAFPNINSLRGIDVINQIKTAVESACPNKVSCADILTLSAAISSVLTGGPGWLVPLGRRDSLTANQTLANQNLPGPSFSLPQLKSAFANQGLTTLDLVSLSGAHTFGRSRCVLFSDRLYNFSSTGKPDPTLDPVYLKVLQKQCPQNGPGTNRVNFDPTTPDILDKNYYNNLQVKKGLLQSDQELFSTPGADTIGIVNNFANNQNAFFQNFVNSMIKMGNIGVLTGKKGEIRKQCNFVNPKKKLSELDITTVTSTESIEGGVVSSM, encoded by the exons ATGAACTCCCTTCGTCTCATAGGCACAGCTCTGTGCTGTGTTGCAATTGTGTTTGGAGGATTAACCTTCCCCTCAAATGCACAACTTGATCCATTTTTTTATAGTCAAACTTGTCCCCAATTGCAGTCTATTGTATATCAAATCTTATTCAAAGTTGCTCAGACAGATGCCCGAATGCCTGCTAGTCTCATCAGGCTCCACTTTCATGATTGCTTTGTTCAA GGCTGTGATGCATCAGTTTTGTTGAACAAAACTGATACCGTTGTGACTGAACAAGATGCCTTCCCAAATATCAACTCCTTGAGAGGTATAGATGTTATAAATCAGATCAAAACAGCTGTGGAAAGTGCTTGTCCAAACAAAGTTTCTTGTGCTGATATTCTTACACTTTCTGCTGCAATATCTTCCGTTTTG ACAGGAGGTCCAGGTTGGTTGGTTCCATTGGGAAGAAGAGATAGTTTAACCGCAAATCAAACTCTCGCTAATCAAAATCTTCCAGGTCCATCATTCAGTTTACCTCAACTGAAATCGGCTTTCGCTAATCAAGGTCTCACCACGCTTGATCTAGTATCACTCTCAGGTGCTCACACATTCGGAAGATCGCGCTGCGTTTTATTCAGTGATCGATTGTACAACTTCAGCAGCACTGGCAAACCTGATCCAACTCTTGATCCAGTTTACTTAAAAGTATTACAAAAGCAGTGTCCTCAGAACGGACCTGGAACGAACCGTGTCAATTTTGATCCAACAACTCCTGATATATTGGACAAAAACTACTACAACAATCTTCAAGTTAAGAAGGGTCTGCTTCAAAGTGATCAAGAATTGTTCTCGACACCAGGTGCAGATACTATTGGCATTGTCAACAATTTTGCCAATAACCAGAATGCTTTCTTTCAGAATTTTGTGAATTCGATGATTAAAATGGGAAATATTGGTGTGCTTACGGGAAAGAAAGGTGAAATTAGAAAACAATGCAATTTTGTTAATCCGAAGAAGAAATTATCTGAGTTGGATATTACTACTGTGACCTCTACAGAATCAATTGAGGGGGGTGTGGTTAGTTCTATGTAA